From Diospyros lotus cultivar Yz01 chromosome 4, ASM1463336v1, whole genome shotgun sequence, a single genomic window includes:
- the LOC127799568 gene encoding uncharacterized protein LOC127799568, protein MPKMSKFNCFSALVERKKKGKGHESSSKTDNYNKKIVKNLQIRLERLVKSSKTDGKESASFGLPLSFHSSGNSRSKVKVMNHESHVEDEGEENLSMKRDNSKKEKNQLRNKKMELNDSFGEQIGDVIENKEERGIEEASAPKLKRSCSDLETGGLLKKMADWLPHFESESFKELQRLSERLGENVLPQNIGNPSSVMSHSSADKVMLKKHYSSQVLPTRSRRLWWRLFLRNMQTPQSSKSQMVPMKPDFSQPGGDCSVYLEPNRVFESPRSFIGESMKNSDNNDNGNQSFSGFHPQNQSESPITRVDKWVKELANQPPLLVDETDDTNDGIVFPPSPGTGGSPSRSTSHLTQHPNLTLSEKILHTNGIIQSTVAQFAGIGLKVIPNLSGFTTLRSITLSGNSIFHVTPGHLPKGLHTLNMSRNRISTIEGFRELTRLRVLDLSYNRIARIGHGLSKCTLVKELYLAGNKISQVEGLHRLLKVTALDLSFNKITTTKAIDQLMANYNSLQALNLLGNPIQKNVSDEHLRKALCSLLPKLAFLNKQPINPMKAREVATESIAKAALGSSSWSSRRKALKRGNQGKLRSSSWHRSSAGVQQRSRHANKTQTHHQSGLRMK, encoded by the exons ATGCCTAAAATGTCGAAATTCAATTGCTTCTCTGCCCTggttgagaggaagaagaaaggcaag GGCCATGAATCATCCTCGAAGACTGATAATTATAACAAGAAGATTGTTAAGAACTTGCAAATTAGACTAGAAAGGCTAGTGAAGTCCTCCAAAACTGATGGGAAGGAATCAGCTTCTTTTGGTCTACCATTATCGTTTCATTCCTCGGGTAATTCTAGGAGCAAGGTTAAGGTAATGAACCATGAGAGTCATGTCGAAGATGAGGGCGAAGAGAACTTGTCGATGAAGAGGGACAACtcgaagaaagagaagaatcaATTAAGAAACAAGAAGATGGAACTTAATGATTCCTTTGGTGAGCAAATTGGGGATGTCATTGAGAATAAGGAAGAGAGAGGTATTGAAGAAGCATCAGCACCAAAGCTTAAGCGCTCCTGTTCTGATTTGGAAACAGGGGGCTTGCTCAAGAAGATGGCTGATTGGCTGCCCCATTTCGAGTCTGAGTCTTTCAAAGAGCTGCAAAGATTATCCGAGAGATTGGGGGAAAATGTGCTTCCTCAAAATATTGGCAATCCAAGCTCTGTAATGTCTCATTCTAGTGCTGACAAAGTTATGTTGAAGAAGCATTATTCTAGCCAAGTACTTCCCACCAGGAGTAGAAGATTGTGGTGGAGATTGTTTCTCAGAAATATGCAAACGCCacagagttcaaaatcacagaTGGTTCCAATGAAGCCTGATTTCAGCCAGCCAGGTGGAGACTGCTCAGTGTACTTGGAACCAAATAGAGTGTTCGAATCACCCAGATCATTTATTGGTGAATCGATGAAAAACAGCGACAATAATGATAATGGCAACCAGAGCTTCAGTGGTTTCCATCCCCAGAACCAGTCAGAATCACCGATAACAAGAGTGGATAAGTGGGTAAAAGAACTCGCAAACCAACCTCCACTTCTGGTTGATGAAACTGATGATACTAACGATGGAATTGTCTTCCCACCATCCCCGGGCACTGGTGGGTCGCCTTCAAGAAGCACGTCTCACTTGACTCAGCATCCGAATCTGACCCTTTCTGAGAAGATTTTGCACACCAATGGCATTATCCAGTCAACAGTGGCTCAATTTGCAGGGATCGGATTAAAAGTCATCCCAAATCTTTCAGGCTTCACCACTCTTAGATCAATCACCTTATCGGGCAACTCTATAT TTCACGTTACTCCTGGCCATCTGCCAAAAGGTCTCCACACTCTTAATATGTCCAGAAACAGGATCAGCACAATCGAAGGCTTCAGAGAATTAACCCGGTTGCGTGTCCTAGATCTTAGCTACAACCGCATTGCTCGAATTGGGCATG GATTGTCAAAGTGTACACTTGTTAAGGAGCTTTACCTTGCCGGGAACAAGATTAGTCAAGTTGAGGGGTTGCATAGACTTTTGAAGGTCACTGCTCTAGATTTGAGCTTCAACAAGATAACTACTACAAAAGCAATAGACCAGCTTATGGCCAACTACAACTCCCTGCAAGCTCTGAATCTGTTGGGGAACCCAATCCAGAAAAATGTCAGCGACGAGCATCTGCGCAAGGCGCTCTGCAGTCTTCTCCCGAAACTAGCATTCCTGAACAAGCAGCCGATTAATCCAATGAAGGCACGAGAGGTGGCCACAGAAAGCATTGCCAAAGCCGCGCTTGGGAGCAGCAGCTGGAGCTCGCGTAGAAAAGCACTGAAACGGGGTAACCAAGGCAAATTGCGGTCCTCCAGCTGGCATAGGAGCAGTGCCGGTGTTCAGCAAAGGAGC